One window of Chryseobacterium indologenes genomic DNA carries:
- a CDS encoding YceI family protein, with amino-acid sequence MKKISVIALVGVGLLLASCDKGKTADTAATTQEQAVAESKGETLAVDTVGSVVNWKATHKGGMAPRWGTLTIKSGDLSVDAGQVSAGNFVIDMNSIKVDPASVTEKDKKPAELETHLKSADFFDTAKNPTSDFKITSVTDLKEAPKDAVAGANKTVSGNLTLSGKTMNVTFPAKVDVADNSAAIQAKFTVNRADWGLKFGTSEADPAEWMISKDIEIAIDVKAKK; translated from the coding sequence ATGAAAAAAATTAGCGTAATTGCATTAGTAGGAGTAGGATTGCTTTTAGCATCATGTGATAAAGGAAAAACGGCAGATACTGCAGCTACCACTCAGGAACAAGCCGTAGCAGAGAGCAAAGGTGAAACACTGGCAGTAGATACAGTAGGTTCAGTAGTAAACTGGAAAGCTACCCACAAAGGAGGTATGGCTCCACGTTGGGGAACACTTACTATAAAGTCTGGAGACCTTAGTGTTGATGCTGGTCAGGTTTCAGCAGGAAACTTTGTTATTGATATGAACTCTATCAAAGTAGATCCGGCTTCAGTTACAGAAAAAGATAAAAAACCTGCAGAACTTGAAACTCACTTGAAAAGCGCTGACTTCTTTGATACAGCGAAAAACCCAACTTCAGATTTTAAAATTACAAGCGTTACAGATCTGAAAGAAGCACCAAAAGATGCTGTAGCAGGAGCTAATAAAACAGTAAGCGGAAACCTTACATTATCAGGAAAAACAATGAATGTTACTTTCCCTGCTAAAGTAGATGTAGCAGATAATTCAGCTGCTATTCAGGCTAAATTTACAGTAAACAGAGCAGATTGGGGACTTAAATTCGGGACTTCAGAAGCAGATCCGGCAGAATGGATGATCAGCAAAGATATCGAGATTGCTATCGATGTAAAAGCTAAAAAATAA
- a CDS encoding Tex family protein, with amino-acid sequence MTTIEFIQKQLNISEKSINNTLQLLAEDCTIPFISRYRKDKTGNLDEIQIEQISKISKQFEDIVKRKESILKSIEEQNALSPELQQRIEESFDIQELEDLYLPFKKRKKTKADTAKEKGLEPLARIIMSQKNNDILFLASKYLNDDVSSEEEALQGARDIMAEWINENMYVRKNLRRLFQRKAVITSKVVKAKKDEEDAQKFSQYFEWEESLSRTPSHRLLAMLRAEAEGFVKTNVGIDKEEAIDFIEKAIIKSNNESSDQIALAIKDSYKRLLEPAISNEALQEAKEKADKKAIEIFSENLSQLLLAPPLGEKRILAIDPGYRSGCKVVCLDEKGDLLHNETLYPHAPQNESGMAMKKIRSMVNAYNIEAISIGNGTASRETEFFIKKIAFDKPLQVFVVSEAGASVYSASKIAREEFPTYDVTVRGAVSIGRRLSDPLAELVKIDAKSIGVGQYQHDVDQTQLKNELDSTVMKCVNSVGINLNTASKSLLSYVSGIGEKMAENIVNYRAENGAFEDRKQLKKVPRLGEKAFQQAAAFVRIANGKNPLDNSAVHPEAYGIVEKIAKDLGIKTNELIANKEKIALVKPESYITDEIGILGIKDILKELEKPGLDPRKAAKVFEFDPTVKSIKDLKAGMILPGIVNNITAFGCFVDLGIKESGLVHISQLKDGFVSDVNEVVKLHQHVRVKVTEVDEARKRVQLSMIL; translated from the coding sequence ATGACGACCATAGAATTTATACAGAAGCAGCTCAATATTTCTGAGAAGAGCATCAACAATACTTTACAATTATTAGCAGAAGACTGCACCATTCCTTTTATTTCCCGTTACCGAAAAGATAAAACCGGAAATCTAGATGAAATACAGATTGAACAGATCTCAAAGATCAGCAAACAGTTCGAAGATATTGTCAAGAGAAAAGAATCTATCTTAAAATCTATAGAAGAACAAAACGCTCTAAGTCCTGAGCTTCAACAGAGAATTGAAGAAAGCTTTGATATTCAGGAGCTGGAAGATCTATATCTGCCTTTCAAAAAACGTAAAAAAACAAAAGCTGATACCGCCAAGGAAAAAGGATTGGAACCTTTAGCAAGGATCATTATGAGTCAGAAAAATAATGACATCCTGTTTCTGGCTTCAAAGTATCTGAACGATGACGTTTCATCTGAAGAGGAAGCATTACAGGGTGCAAGAGACATCATGGCAGAATGGATCAATGAAAATATGTATGTCCGCAAGAATCTCCGCAGACTGTTTCAGCGTAAGGCAGTTATTACCTCCAAGGTTGTAAAAGCTAAAAAAGATGAGGAAGATGCCCAAAAATTCTCCCAATATTTTGAATGGGAAGAAAGCCTTAGCAGAACTCCTTCTCACAGGCTTTTGGCTATGTTACGAGCAGAAGCGGAAGGCTTTGTAAAAACAAATGTAGGAATAGATAAGGAAGAAGCCATTGATTTTATTGAAAAAGCCATTATCAAATCTAATAATGAAAGCTCAGACCAAATTGCGCTGGCCATAAAAGACAGTTATAAAAGGCTTCTTGAACCTGCCATCTCCAATGAAGCGCTACAGGAAGCCAAAGAAAAAGCAGACAAAAAAGCGATTGAAATATTCTCTGAAAATTTAAGCCAGCTTTTGCTTGCTCCTCCTTTGGGAGAGAAAAGAATCCTAGCAATAGATCCGGGATACAGAAGCGGGTGCAAAGTGGTATGTCTGGATGAAAAAGGAGACTTATTACACAATGAAACTCTTTACCCTCATGCTCCGCAGAATGAAAGCGGAATGGCTATGAAAAAGATCCGTTCTATGGTAAATGCTTATAATATTGAAGCCATCTCTATTGGGAACGGAACAGCAAGCCGTGAAACAGAATTTTTCATCAAAAAGATTGCTTTCGATAAGCCGCTGCAGGTTTTTGTAGTTTCGGAAGCCGGAGCTTCAGTGTATTCTGCCAGTAAAATTGCGAGAGAAGAGTTCCCAACGTATGATGTAACGGTGCGTGGAGCAGTTTCTATCGGAAGAAGACTCTCTGATCCGTTAGCAGAATTGGTAAAGATTGATGCCAAATCTATTGGAGTTGGCCAATACCAACACGATGTAGATCAGACCCAACTGAAAAATGAACTGGATTCTACGGTGATGAAATGCGTAAATTCTGTGGGAATTAATTTAAATACAGCCAGTAAATCGCTTCTAAGCTATGTTTCCGGAATCGGCGAAAAAATGGCGGAAAACATTGTGAATTACCGTGCTGAAAACGGAGCATTTGAAGATAGAAAACAGCTTAAAAAAGTGCCAAGACTTGGAGAAAAAGCATTCCAACAGGCAGCCGCATTTGTAAGAATTGCGAATGGTAAAAACCCACTGGATAATTCCGCTGTACATCCGGAAGCTTATGGAATTGTAGAAAAAATAGCCAAAGATTTAGGCATTAAAACCAATGAGTTGATCGCCAATAAAGAGAAAATAGCTCTGGTAAAACCGGAAAGTTATATCACAGATGAGATCGGGATCTTAGGAATCAAAGATATTTTAAAAGAGCTGGAAAAACCGGGACTGGATCCGAGAAAGGCTGCCAAAGTATTTGAATTTGATCCTACCGTTAAAAGCATTAAAGACTTAAAAGCAGGCATGATTCTTCCGGGAATTGTCAATAATATTACTGCGTTTGGATGTTTTGTGGATCTTGGAATCAAAGAAAGCGGATTGGTTCATATTTCTCAGCTGAAAGATGGGTTTGTATCAGATGTAAATGAAGTGGTAAAGCTTCACCAGCATGTTCGTGTAAAGGTAACGGAAGTAGATGAAGCACGAAAAAGAGTACAGCTGAGTATGATTTTGTAA
- a CDS encoding HAD family hydrolase: protein MNTKNLIFDLDGTLWDSRATIIKIWNEVLGRHQLIQRELKPEDMNQYMGLLAHDIIKDIIPGISDLQAQELLSEIVAEENKILHIQGGILYEGVEETLKNLANTHSLFIVSNCQDGYIESFLDYYQFNDLFVDFESHGRTQKPKSENIQLLMERNQLSIEDSVYIGDTQTDYNSAGSTGLPFIFCKYGFGKLNNAEHKPSVSKFHELKKFI from the coding sequence TTGAACACAAAGAATTTAATTTTCGATCTTGACGGAACATTATGGGATTCCAGAGCGACCATCATTAAAATATGGAATGAAGTACTGGGCAGACATCAGTTAATCCAAAGAGAACTTAAGCCTGAAGATATGAATCAATATATGGGATTATTGGCTCATGATATTATAAAAGATATTATTCCGGGGATTTCAGACCTGCAGGCTCAGGAACTTCTTTCTGAAATTGTAGCCGAAGAAAATAAAATACTGCACATACAGGGTGGAATTTTATATGAGGGTGTAGAAGAAACTTTAAAGAATCTTGCCAACACCCACTCTCTTTTCATTGTAAGCAATTGCCAGGACGGTTATATAGAATCATTTTTAGACTATTATCAGTTCAATGATCTGTTTGTTGATTTTGAATCTCATGGACGAACTCAAAAACCAAAATCTGAAAATATACAGCTCCTCATGGAAAGAAATCAGCTATCCATCGAAGATTCTGTTTATATTGGTGACACTCAAACTGATTATAATTCAGCAGGTTCTACGGGATTACCGTTTATTTTCTGTAAATACGGATTTGGAAAATTGAATAATGCAGAGCATAAACCTTCGGTTTCAAAATTTCATGAACTTAAAAAGTTTATTTAG
- a CDS encoding right-handed parallel beta-helix repeat-containing protein: MIYANAFFTSSNSYPNEDVVQLIDNYTHEAVVYKKIGAAVEDGVIYRKKDNDFYERQWLGYINVLWWNIKEAGITASMVTERINKALALGYNTFFDEVSIEINGTLYLQNNQKVLSNKCTIKQNAAKAEIFNCEQKENISITGFTFEGEGIDYVVNASSRNVGILCYGAKNLIIEKNVFKNFTYSPVSGLGEMEHLIFRFNKVKNSFDYSWATQESGYRKDNMGIVVGGKNITIFKNYFENSSQGIYITENSNFISISDNDIANTILEHGMYLDSGISNLTVIGNRVRNTLKIGIKLQNSDHANYVSNNVVISNNIVENTGAGGDGILINNTSPGIPLLYAKNVVVSGNVVRNAGQHGINIRFVDLGVISNNVVNDIAFAGIYISHTKGVEVYHNNIKTTQENGIIIEAYNYLLSANFNTVENPGMRNSGLEDLLTGITLRGTKNKEISLRNNKLIGNGIDMKYGIFVEFIDVSEKNPEQQTFQETYEIVGNTVLKAITPYRFLNTTVKLRLLNNNYKNLLTVPVQES; encoded by the coding sequence ATGATTTACGCAAATGCTTTTTTCACATCCAGTAATAGCTATCCTAACGAAGATGTTGTGCAGTTGATAGACAATTATACTCACGAGGCTGTTGTTTATAAAAAAATTGGTGCTGCTGTTGAAGATGGAGTTATTTACAGAAAAAAGGATAATGATTTTTATGAAAGACAATGGTTAGGATATATCAATGTATTGTGGTGGAATATTAAAGAAGCAGGCATCACAGCATCAATGGTTACGGAACGTATTAACAAAGCTCTTGCCTTGGGATATAATACTTTTTTTGATGAAGTGTCAATTGAAATTAATGGAACGCTTTACCTTCAGAATAATCAAAAAGTTCTGTCCAATAAATGTACTATAAAACAAAATGCAGCCAAAGCAGAAATTTTTAACTGTGAACAAAAGGAAAATATTTCTATTACAGGATTTACTTTTGAGGGAGAAGGGATTGATTATGTTGTGAATGCCAGTTCCAGAAATGTAGGAATTCTTTGTTATGGTGCAAAAAATCTTATTATTGAGAAAAATGTGTTTAAAAATTTTACTTACTCTCCAGTTTCAGGATTAGGTGAAATGGAACACCTGATTTTCAGATTCAATAAGGTTAAAAATTCATTTGACTACAGCTGGGCAACGCAGGAATCCGGTTATAGAAAGGATAATATGGGTATTGTTGTAGGGGGTAAAAATATTACCATTTTTAAAAATTATTTTGAAAATTCATCACAGGGAATTTATATCACTGAAAATTCTAATTTCATTAGTATTTCAGATAATGATATTGCAAATACTATTCTGGAGCATGGAATGTATCTTGATTCAGGGATTTCAAATCTTACAGTAATCGGAAACAGAGTACGGAATACCCTTAAAATAGGTATTAAACTTCAAAACAGTGATCATGCAAACTATGTAAGCAATAATGTTGTGATCTCTAATAATATTGTTGAAAATACAGGCGCAGGCGGAGATGGTATTTTGATCAATAATACAAGCCCGGGGATTCCTTTGCTTTATGCAAAAAATGTAGTTGTTTCTGGAAATGTGGTCAGAAATGCAGGTCAGCACGGAATTAATATAAGATTTGTAGACCTGGGTGTTATTTCCAATAATGTGGTGAATGACATAGCCTTTGCCGGAATCTATATATCGCATACGAAAGGAGTGGAAGTATATCATAATAACATTAAAACAACACAGGAAAACGGAATTATAATTGAAGCGTATAATTATCTGTTGTCTGCCAACTTTAATACTGTTGAAAATCCAGGAATGAGAAATTCTGGTTTGGAGGATTTATTAACGGGGATTACTCTACGTGGGACGAAAAACAAAGAGATCTCGTTAAGAAACAATAAGTTGATAGGAAACGGAATCGATATGAAATATGGTATTTTTGTAGAATTCATAGATGTTTCAGAAAAAAATCCTGAACAGCAGACTTTTCAGGAAACATATGAAATTGTAGGGAATACAGTATTAAAGGCCATTACTCCATACAGATTTTTAAACACTACTGTAAAATTGAGACTTCTTAATAATAATTACAAAAATTTATTGACAGTTCCTGTACAGGAATCATAA
- a CDS encoding RDD family protein, whose product MEKTKTTRTQLKISTLKIKKIIHRPTRSFDEWGNRIYKEFEYELPYNPTHKGNETERLFAKVIDMIPFFMVFIFIFHLPAILGIIFSIPCVIISGTFCEWYFGTTLGKKIFKLKILDDNGNQPSFIKSLQRNILVLTNFCPIFTEYTSKTVAMGTQTGTKMNFSMHLNNKICKTYIVKESKLIEIKELLAQENKKAVH is encoded by the coding sequence ATGGAAAAAACTAAAACTACAAGAACACAATTGAAAATATCAACACTTAAAATAAAGAAGATAATTCACAGACCTACCCGATCCTTTGATGAATGGGGAAACAGAATCTATAAAGAATTTGAATATGAGCTCCCTTATAATCCTACTCATAAAGGAAATGAAACAGAACGTCTTTTTGCCAAGGTGATTGATATGATTCCGTTTTTCATGGTATTCATCTTCATATTCCATTTACCTGCTATTCTTGGTATTATATTTTCTATTCCCTGTGTGATTATTTCCGGAACCTTTTGTGAGTGGTATTTCGGAACTACCTTAGGTAAGAAAATTTTTAAGCTTAAAATCCTCGATGACAATGGAAATCAACCAAGTTTTATCAAATCATTGCAAAGAAATATTTTAGTTCTGACTAACTTCTGTCCAATTTTTACAGAGTATACCTCAAAAACAGTTGCAATGGGAACACAAACTGGTACAAAGATGAATTTCAGTATGCATCTAAATAATAAGATCTGCAAAACTTATATCGTGAAAGAAAGTAAATTAATAGAAATCAAAGAACTATTAGCACAGGAAAATAAAAAGGCTGTCCATTGA
- a CDS encoding M28 family peptidase: MRINRFFAVPAVVLAAQFSWAQVKVDPKEKLNPIVKSFVDEVNNNSQLENLAYELLDGIGPRLVGTPEMLAANEWSAGKLRSWGVDANLQQFGTWKGWQRGTTHVDMTFPRVKSLAATQLAWSPATKKAIEAEVVILPKVSSKAEFDQWLPSAKGKIVLMAQYQKIGRSDEQIKEFATPELYEKLKAEKEQAAKDFTAYVKNIGYDNNSLPEALEKAGAAGIAISNWTGIMGANRIFGAKTTKIPMIDIDVEDYGMLYRMAEKGTLPKIRIDAQSKILPEAKSFNTIGMIKGKEKPDEYVILSAHLDSWDGAQGATDNGTGTITMLETMRILKKYYPNNKRTIVIGLWGSEEQGLNGSRGFVMDNPEIIKGVQAAFNQDNGTGRVVNISGQGFVKAYDYIGKWLDGVPKAVKSHIKTDFPGMPGGGGSDHASFVAAGVPGFSLGSLNWGYFGYTWHTTKDTYDKIVFDEVKNNVILTAALAYMASEDPEFTNREKRAMPQDEKGETVKWPEVKEPRRSSKDYK, translated from the coding sequence ATGAGGATAAATAGATTTTTTGCAGTGCCTGCAGTAGTGCTGGCTGCTCAGTTTTCCTGGGCTCAGGTGAAGGTTGACCCAAAAGAAAAGCTCAACCCTATCGTAAAAAGTTTTGTAGATGAAGTAAATAATAATTCCCAACTGGAAAACCTAGCATATGAGCTGTTGGACGGTATCGGACCGCGTCTTGTAGGAACTCCCGAAATGCTTGCCGCTAATGAATGGAGCGCAGGTAAACTTCGTTCATGGGGAGTAGATGCCAATCTTCAGCAGTTTGGAACCTGGAAAGGATGGCAGAGAGGGACTACTCATGTGGATATGACGTTTCCGCGTGTAAAATCTCTGGCAGCTACACAGCTTGCATGGAGTCCTGCTACTAAAAAAGCAATTGAGGCAGAAGTAGTAATTCTTCCAAAAGTATCTTCCAAAGCAGAGTTTGATCAATGGCTTCCTTCTGCAAAAGGGAAAATAGTGCTGATGGCACAGTACCAGAAAATCGGACGTTCTGATGAGCAGATCAAAGAATTTGCTACTCCTGAGCTGTATGAGAAGCTTAAAGCAGAAAAAGAGCAGGCTGCTAAAGATTTCACTGCTTATGTGAAGAATATCGGATATGATAACAACAGTCTTCCAGAGGCTCTGGAAAAAGCAGGAGCGGCTGGAATTGCCATTTCCAACTGGACCGGAATTATGGGAGCTAACAGAATTTTCGGAGCAAAAACAACCAAAATTCCCATGATTGATATTGATGTGGAAGATTATGGAATGCTTTACAGAATGGCAGAAAAAGGAACGCTTCCTAAAATAAGAATTGATGCCCAGTCTAAAATACTTCCTGAAGCCAAAAGTTTCAATACTATTGGCATGATCAAAGGAAAGGAAAAACCGGATGAATATGTGATTCTTTCAGCTCACCTTGATTCATGGGACGGAGCTCAGGGCGCTACGGATAACGGAACGGGGACAATCACAATGCTGGAAACCATGCGAATCCTGAAAAAATATTATCCTAATAACAAAAGAACTATCGTTATAGGACTTTGGGGAAGTGAAGAGCAGGGATTAAACGGTTCCAGAGGTTTTGTGATGGATAATCCTGAGATTATAAAAGGAGTGCAGGCTGCTTTTAATCAGGATAACGGAACTGGCCGTGTTGTGAATATCAGTGGTCAGGGGTTTGTAAAAGCTTATGATTATATCGGAAAATGGCTTGACGGTGTTCCAAAAGCTGTAAAAAGCCACATTAAAACTGATTTCCCTGGAATGCCTGGCGGTGGCGGTTCTGATCATGCTTCATTTGTGGCAGCCGGAGTACCAGGATTTTCTTTAGGTTCTCTGAACTGGGGGTATTTTGGATATACATGGCACACGACAAAAGATACCTATGACAAAATTGTTTTTGATGAGGTGAAAAACAATGTGATCTTAACGGCAGCATTAGCTTATATGGCTTCTGAAGACCCGGAATTCACGAACAGAGAAAAGAGAGCAATGCCTCAGGATGAGAAAGGGGAAACGGTAAAATGGCCGGAAGTAAAAGAGCCTAGAAGAAGTTCTAAGGATTATAAGTAA
- a CDS encoding histone H1 gives MKELIEKINAEFEAFTTEANQQAEKGNKAAGTRARKAALELSKLFKDFRKVSVEEAKK, from the coding sequence ATGAAAGAACTAATTGAAAAAATCAACGCAGAATTTGAAGCGTTCACAACTGAGGCAAACCAACAAGCAGAAAAAGGAAACAAGGCTGCTGGTACAAGAGCTCGTAAAGCAGCTTTAGAACTAAGCAAATTGTTCAAAGACTTCAGAAAAGTTTCTGTAGAAGAAGCTAAAAAATAA
- a CDS encoding PLP-dependent aminotransferase family protein, whose product MAKSYKYEIFTAVIEKQIRSGVLQEKDRLPSVREIKEKYKLSTSSVQSGFEYLMIKGLIKSHPRSGYFVAEIQEENIPEIRTKLPVVVRDAKFMKNMMLTSKRTSESSSFNTAVPGDLLIPQKLILKTMQEVIREKGAALLRYYPLNGLETLRKQIAKQMGTYGCTLNPDEIIITDGALQALTIALKSVTKAGDVIAVESPCVFSVLEVITNLDLKVIEIPVHYRSGFDTGYFRTVCAENDIRALVVTPNFHNPTGVLMSDEVKAVLLSIAEQHQVYIIENDMYSDLYFNEQRPRCIKSFDTKGLVMTYSSFSKTLAPGIRLGWLYAGNFYAKSERVRFSLGRSVSPVYQELVLKLLQGNSYERHLHSFRKKLNQQAVQVLDALRNSFPEGSYFHRPQGGYSIWGQLPENVDMKRFYEYCEKRKVLFTPGDTFSFTDKYQFHFRIVFAERITSESIILLQKAGNKAQELMF is encoded by the coding sequence ATGGCAAAATCTTATAAATACGAAATTTTTACAGCAGTAATAGAGAAACAGATCCGCAGTGGAGTTTTGCAGGAAAAAGACAGACTTCCGTCCGTTCGTGAAATTAAAGAAAAATACAAACTCAGTACAAGTTCTGTACAAAGCGGATTTGAATATCTTATGATTAAAGGTTTGATTAAGAGCCATCCGAGATCTGGATATTTTGTTGCAGAAATTCAGGAAGAGAATATTCCGGAAATCAGAACAAAACTGCCTGTCGTAGTAAGAGATGCCAAATTTATGAAGAATATGATGCTGACTTCCAAAAGGACCTCAGAATCCAGTTCTTTCAATACTGCTGTGCCCGGAGATTTGCTGATTCCGCAGAAACTCATCCTCAAAACGATGCAGGAAGTGATTCGTGAAAAAGGAGCAGCATTGCTCAGGTATTACCCGTTAAATGGTCTGGAGACATTAAGGAAACAGATTGCAAAACAAATGGGAACTTACGGCTGTACTTTAAACCCTGATGAAATAATCATTACTGACGGTGCATTACAAGCACTCACGATCGCTTTGAAATCGGTTACAAAAGCCGGAGATGTGATCGCTGTTGAAAGCCCTTGTGTATTCTCTGTATTGGAGGTTATCACTAATCTCGATCTTAAAGTAATCGAAATTCCTGTTCATTACAGAAGTGGTTTTGATACGGGATATTTCAGAACAGTCTGCGCTGAAAACGATATTCGAGCCTTGGTTGTAACTCCGAATTTTCATAATCCTACAGGTGTACTCATGAGTGATGAGGTTAAAGCAGTATTGTTGAGTATTGCAGAACAACATCAGGTGTATATCATTGAAAATGATATGTATTCCGATCTCTATTTCAATGAACAAAGGCCCCGATGTATAAAAAGTTTTGATACCAAAGGATTGGTCATGACCTATTCATCATTTTCAAAAACATTGGCGCCGGGAATCCGTTTAGGCTGGCTTTATGCAGGTAATTTTTATGCAAAATCCGAAAGAGTAAGGTTTTCTTTAGGCCGGTCGGTTTCTCCTGTTTATCAGGAATTGGTTTTAAAACTGTTGCAGGGAAACAGCTATGAAAGACATTTGCATTCATTTCGGAAAAAGCTCAACCAGCAGGCTGTTCAGGTATTGGATGCTTTAAGAAATTCTTTTCCCGAAGGTTCTTATTTTCACAGGCCTCAGGGTGGATATAGTATTTGGGGACAGCTTCCGGAGAATGTTGATATGAAAAGATTCTATGAGTATTGTGAAAAGCGGAAGGTTTTATTTACTCCCGGAGACACCTTTTCTTTTACAGATAAATATCAATTTCATTTCCGGATTGTTTTTGCAGAGCGGATTACTTCTGAAAGCATTATTTTGTTACAGAAAGCAGGAAATAAAGCTCAGGAATTAATGTTTTAA
- a CDS encoding helix-turn-helix domain-containing protein: MSDQLETIEDYYKRIRKNQIKMFDSEDFEMGKSHFNISMRKYCSFKSPYNRRDYYKISFIIGKGTIHYGTHQLYIDRPALFFPSPSIPYSWECESDLQEGYFCLFNQEFFNGNSEFNLFKKTSMFKEWSKPVVFLTEEQTQLATLYFDQIYRMNNSGYPFRCSSIKSNLASVMHLAMENRVEDINPNELPANVRLYRLFDELLNKQFPLDSPAYPLALKTPSDFAEHLNVHVNHLNSSVKSVTHLTTTQIIKEKMFEESKNLLKYTNWDIAQIGYTLGFDQPAHFNNFFKKHARTSPLKFKNLA, encoded by the coding sequence ATGAGCGATCAACTGGAAACTATAGAGGATTATTACAAACGCATCCGTAAGAACCAAATCAAAATGTTTGATTCTGAGGATTTTGAAATGGGTAAATCTCATTTCAATATTTCGATGCGAAAATACTGCAGTTTTAAGAGTCCTTACAACCGCCGTGATTATTATAAAATCAGTTTTATCATTGGAAAAGGGACCATTCATTATGGCACCCATCAGCTGTATATTGACCGGCCGGCATTATTCTTTCCTTCTCCAAGCATTCCCTACTCATGGGAGTGCGAAAGTGATTTACAGGAAGGATATTTCTGTCTATTCAACCAGGAATTTTTTAACGGAAATTCAGAATTTAATCTGTTTAAAAAGACTTCAATGTTCAAAGAATGGAGCAAGCCTGTCGTTTTCCTGACAGAGGAGCAGACTCAGCTGGCTACTCTTTATTTTGATCAGATTTACAGAATGAATAATTCTGGCTATCCCTTCCGTTGCAGCAGTATCAAAAGTAATCTTGCATCCGTCATGCATCTGGCAATGGAAAACCGTGTGGAAGACATCAATCCTAATGAACTTCCTGCAAATGTGCGTTTATACAGATTATTTGATGAACTGCTCAACAAACAGTTTCCCCTGGACTCCCCGGCCTATCCGCTTGCATTAAAAACTCCTTCGGATTTTGCCGAACACCTTAATGTACATGTGAATCATTTGAATTCTTCAGTAAAATCTGTCACCCATCTCACAACAACACAAATCATTAAAGAAAAAATGTTTGAAGAGTCTAAAAATCTTCTGAAGTATACCAATTGGGACATTGCTCAGATCGGTTATACGTTAGGTTTTGATCAGCCTGCTCATTTCAATAATTTCTTTAAAAAACATGCCCGGACTTCACCATTAAAATTTAAGAATTTAGCTTAA